In the Telopea speciosissima isolate NSW1024214 ecotype Mountain lineage chromosome 2, Tspe_v1, whole genome shotgun sequence genome, one interval contains:
- the LOC122652121 gene encoding uncharacterized protein LOC122652121, giving the protein MKRTGPRLVSQAHGDRGGVVDAEAKEEEEEEEIKGNDDYDVAENFKCISLHRQDFSKREEKRSIEKYGLWRQEQRIRTARMEKQLKATLVLQDLIEEQVRRFSTPSNRPRVPSKLEEVAELLMPKWMPPIEMASLVWLGDWRPSAILQLLGSLVRSSSASWLFDPKSNERLLSELIHETRIDEAVLDEEMAEIQINCILHLPFFDPAAKNRSAALAAVQSEFKKIDRVISKAQQLRYKTLDVVVTKLLSQTDAAQFLMALAGIQDTVHQFAAHQRLQKGAVSMIIKASGK; this is encoded by the exons aTGAAGAGGACAGGACCCCGGCTCGTCTC GCAAGCCCATGGAGATAGAGGAGGAGTAGTTGATGCAGAagcgaaggaagaagaagaagaagaagaaataaaaggaaacgATGATTATGATGTAGCAGAGAACTTCAAGTGCATAAGCCTCCACAGGCAAGATTTCTCTAAACGTG AGGAGAAGAGGTCGATCGAGAAGTATGGGCTATGGAGGCAGGAGCAGAGGATCAGAACCGCACGGATGGAGAAACAGCTGAAGGCAACATTGGTACTTCAGGATTTGATCGAAGAACAGGTCAGGCGATTCAGTACTCCCTCCAACCGACCCAGGGTGCCCTCAAAGCTCGAGGAAGTGGCCGAACTCCTCATGCCCAAGTGGATGCCCCCAATAGAGATGGCCTCTCTGGTCTGGCTTGGTGATTGGCGTCCCTCTGCAATTCTCCAACTCCTCGGCTCCCTCGTCCGTTCATCCTCTGCTTCATGGTTGTTTGACCCAAAAAGCAATGAACGATTGCTTTCGGAACTCATTCATGAGACCCGCATCGATGAGGCCGTGCTGGACGAGGAGATGGCCGAGATCCAGATCAACTGCATCCTTCACCTCCCTTTCTTTGACCCAGCAGCCAAAAATAGAAGCGCTGCTCTCGCTGCTGTTCAGTCGGAGTTCAAGAAGATCGACCGGGTCATTAGTAAGGCCCAGCAACTGAG GTACAAGACACTAGATGTGGTGGTGACTAAACTGTTGAGCCAAACGGATGCTGCTCAATTCTTGATGGCGTTAGCCGGGATTCAAGATACAGTCCACCAGTTTGCCGCCCACCAAAGGCTTCAGAAGGGTGCCGTTTCTATGATCATCAAGGCCTCAGGGAAGTAG
- the LOC122652120 gene encoding serine/threonine-protein kinase PBL34-like isoform X1 yields the protein MKLNKAGEMDKKCGCWTVIKRGIKGSCKSSASIDSVNTLPSTSLVYDAVTETRYLNASNRELSAPNEAQVSNENPGPLPSEEQPFHELLQFSFQELKSATGNFRPDSILGEGGFGYVFKGWIEENGTAPAKPGSGVTVAVKSLKPDALQGHREWVAEVDFLGQLHHPNLVKLIGYCIEDDQRLLVYEFMTRGSLENHLFRRTLPLPWISRIKIALSAAKGLAFLHGGSEPVIYRDFKTSNILLDTEYNAKLSDFGLAKAGPQGDKTHVSTRVVGTYGYAAPEYVMTGHLTSRSDVYSFGVVLLEILTGRRSMDKNRPSGEQNLVAWARPYLSDKRKLFQLVDPRLELNYSVKGVQKVAQLAYYCLSRDPKSRPSMDEVVKGLTPLQDLNDFATHSYHARSAQQGWRRKKSDGIQQLTYTQSKSGRESPLHTGKQDCK from the exons ATGAAGCTAAACAAGGCAGGAGAGATGGATAAGAAGTGTGGGTGCTGGACGGTAATCAAGCGAGGTATTAAGGGATCCTGCAAGTCCTCTGCTTCCATTGATTCTGTTAACACTCTTCCAAGTACTAGCCTTGTTTATGACGCAG TCACTGAGACTCGATATTTGAACGCCAGCAACCGAGAGCTCTCTGCTCCCAACGAGGCTCAGGTCTCCAATGAAAACCCTGGTCCACTGCCTTCCGAAGAGCAACCTTTTCATGAATTGCTTCAATTTAGTTTTCAGGAGCTTAAGTCTGCCACTGGGAATTTCAGACCTGACAGTATTCTTGGGGAAGGTGGGTTTGGGTATGTTTTCAAAGGATGGATAGAGGAGAATGGAACAGCTCCTGCGAAACCAGGTTCAGGTGTCACGGTTGCAGTTAAAAGTCTGAAGCCAGATGCTCTTCAGGGTCATAGAGAATGGGTG GCTGAGGTTGACTTCCTTGGACAGCTTCACCACCCCAATCTTGTAAAACTAATTGGTTACTGTATTGAAGATGATCAACGGCTGCTTGTCTATGAATTTATGACCCGGGGAAGTCTTGAGAACCATCTTTTCAGAA GGACACTGCCTCTTCCATGGATCAGCAGGATTAAAATTGCACTTAGTGCAGCTAAAGGATTGGCCTTTCTCCATGGAGGTTCTGAACCGGTCATTTATAGAGACTTCAAGACATCTAACATATTGCTTGATACG gaatacaacGCGAAGCTTTCAGATTTTGGCCTGGCGAAAGCTGGTCCCCAGGGAGACAAAACACATGTCTCTACTAGGGTTGTTGGGACATACGGCTATGCTGCACCAGAATATGTTATGACAG GGCATTTGACATCAAGGAGtgatgtttatagctttggGGTTGTGTTACTTGAAATTTTAACAGGTCGAAGGTCAATGGACAAAAATCGACCTAGTGGGGAACAAAATCTTGTTGCATGGGCTCGACCATATTTGTCAGATAAGAGGAAACTTTTCCAGCTAGTGGATCCTCGCTTGGAACTCAACTACTCTGTTAAAGGGGTGCAAAAGGTGGCTCAGTTAGCTTACTACTGCCTCAGCAGGGACCCTAAATCTCGCCCTTCAATGGATGAAGTCGTGAAGGGTCTTACCCCATTGCAAGATCTTAATGATTTTGCCACCCATTCTTATCATGCTCGTTCAGCTCAACAAGGGTGGCGCAGAAAAAAATCAGATGGGATTCAACAGCTCACTTACACCCAGTCCAAGAGCGGTAGGGAATCCCCATTGCATACTGGTAAGCAGGATTGTAAATAA
- the LOC122652120 gene encoding serine/threonine-protein kinase PBL34-like isoform X2, with the protein MKLNKAGEMDKKCGCWTVIKRVTETRYLNASNRELSAPNEAQVSNENPGPLPSEEQPFHELLQFSFQELKSATGNFRPDSILGEGGFGYVFKGWIEENGTAPAKPGSGVTVAVKSLKPDALQGHREWVAEVDFLGQLHHPNLVKLIGYCIEDDQRLLVYEFMTRGSLENHLFRRTLPLPWISRIKIALSAAKGLAFLHGGSEPVIYRDFKTSNILLDTEYNAKLSDFGLAKAGPQGDKTHVSTRVVGTYGYAAPEYVMTGHLTSRSDVYSFGVVLLEILTGRRSMDKNRPSGEQNLVAWARPYLSDKRKLFQLVDPRLELNYSVKGVQKVAQLAYYCLSRDPKSRPSMDEVVKGLTPLQDLNDFATHSYHARSAQQGWRRKKSDGIQQLTYTQSKSGRESPLHTGKQDCK; encoded by the exons ATGAAGCTAAACAAGGCAGGAGAGATGGATAAGAAGTGTGGGTGCTGGACGGTAATCAAGCGAG TCACTGAGACTCGATATTTGAACGCCAGCAACCGAGAGCTCTCTGCTCCCAACGAGGCTCAGGTCTCCAATGAAAACCCTGGTCCACTGCCTTCCGAAGAGCAACCTTTTCATGAATTGCTTCAATTTAGTTTTCAGGAGCTTAAGTCTGCCACTGGGAATTTCAGACCTGACAGTATTCTTGGGGAAGGTGGGTTTGGGTATGTTTTCAAAGGATGGATAGAGGAGAATGGAACAGCTCCTGCGAAACCAGGTTCAGGTGTCACGGTTGCAGTTAAAAGTCTGAAGCCAGATGCTCTTCAGGGTCATAGAGAATGGGTG GCTGAGGTTGACTTCCTTGGACAGCTTCACCACCCCAATCTTGTAAAACTAATTGGTTACTGTATTGAAGATGATCAACGGCTGCTTGTCTATGAATTTATGACCCGGGGAAGTCTTGAGAACCATCTTTTCAGAA GGACACTGCCTCTTCCATGGATCAGCAGGATTAAAATTGCACTTAGTGCAGCTAAAGGATTGGCCTTTCTCCATGGAGGTTCTGAACCGGTCATTTATAGAGACTTCAAGACATCTAACATATTGCTTGATACG gaatacaacGCGAAGCTTTCAGATTTTGGCCTGGCGAAAGCTGGTCCCCAGGGAGACAAAACACATGTCTCTACTAGGGTTGTTGGGACATACGGCTATGCTGCACCAGAATATGTTATGACAG GGCATTTGACATCAAGGAGtgatgtttatagctttggGGTTGTGTTACTTGAAATTTTAACAGGTCGAAGGTCAATGGACAAAAATCGACCTAGTGGGGAACAAAATCTTGTTGCATGGGCTCGACCATATTTGTCAGATAAGAGGAAACTTTTCCAGCTAGTGGATCCTCGCTTGGAACTCAACTACTCTGTTAAAGGGGTGCAAAAGGTGGCTCAGTTAGCTTACTACTGCCTCAGCAGGGACCCTAAATCTCGCCCTTCAATGGATGAAGTCGTGAAGGGTCTTACCCCATTGCAAGATCTTAATGATTTTGCCACCCATTCTTATCATGCTCGTTCAGCTCAACAAGGGTGGCGCAGAAAAAAATCAGATGGGATTCAACAGCTCACTTACACCCAGTCCAAGAGCGGTAGGGAATCCCCATTGCATACTGGTAAGCAGGATTGTAAATAA